One window from the genome of Amycolatopsis sp. NBC_01480 encodes:
- the glgX gene encoding glycogen debranching protein GlgX, whose product MATRPASDTQVLAGRPFPLGAYPEAGGVRFAVTSAVADAVEVCLIADDGSERRIEVTERTFGVWHGLVPGVTPGQRYGYRVHGPYDPSRGLRCNPAKLLVDPYAYRITGRLTNLHAAQGFVGDPARGPASTVDSLGSVPLSVVMSPGGPDTGAKPEVPFEESVIYEVHVKGFTQQHPFIPEALRGTYLGLAHPVSIEHLARLGVTTVELLPVHAFTDEPSLIRAGRHNYWGYSPLGYFAPHPRYASEPGREVEEFRTMVAALHAANIEVIVDVVFNHTCEGGPDGPTLSLRGLDAPAYYLHTKRGHMADITGCGNTLDAGSPTVVRLVTDSLRYWTQELGVDGFRFDLASTLGRPRGGMFDRDSTMLTAITTDPVLSGCKLIAEPWDATGEGYRVGDFGAQWAEWNGRYRDTLRDFWRGATGVRDLAFRLSGSSDLYDHNLRRPWQSINFVTAHDGFTLRDLVSYNEKHNEDNGEDNRDGTNDNRSWNHGVEGETDDAGVLALRTRQARNLLATLLLSTGTPMLTAGDEMWRTQGGNNNAYCLDDETSWLDWTPSAASEPMLAFARRLVRIRAESPALRQPEFFEGRTTPSGKPDLIWFRPDGEEFDEVDWFDDDRRSLCLWIDGSNSQARNREGALVTDHSWLLILHAGDEPLEVVLPGREYGETYKPTLDTSTADGVSTHPAVLEPKARITVEARSLLLLRAPRDFIEGPQTP is encoded by the coding sequence ATGGCCACGCGACCCGCATCCGACACCCAGGTCCTCGCCGGACGACCGTTCCCGCTCGGGGCCTACCCCGAGGCCGGCGGCGTGCGCTTCGCCGTCACCTCCGCCGTCGCCGACGCGGTGGAGGTCTGCCTGATCGCGGACGACGGGTCCGAGCGCCGGATCGAGGTCACCGAGCGCACCTTCGGCGTGTGGCACGGCCTGGTCCCCGGCGTCACCCCCGGGCAGCGGTACGGCTACCGCGTGCACGGCCCGTACGACCCTTCGCGCGGGCTGCGCTGCAACCCGGCGAAGCTGCTCGTGGACCCGTACGCCTACCGCATCACCGGGCGGCTGACGAACCTGCACGCCGCGCAGGGCTTCGTCGGCGACCCGGCCCGCGGCCCCGCGTCCACTGTGGACTCCCTGGGCAGCGTGCCGCTCTCGGTGGTGATGTCGCCGGGCGGGCCGGACACCGGCGCAAAGCCCGAGGTGCCGTTCGAGGAGTCGGTGATCTACGAGGTGCACGTGAAGGGGTTCACGCAGCAGCACCCGTTCATCCCGGAGGCGCTGCGCGGCACCTACCTCGGCCTCGCGCACCCGGTGTCGATCGAGCACCTGGCCCGGCTCGGCGTCACCACGGTCGAGCTGCTGCCGGTGCACGCGTTCACCGACGAGCCGTCGCTGATCCGCGCGGGCCGGCACAACTATTGGGGCTACTCGCCGCTCGGCTACTTCGCGCCGCACCCGCGTTACGCGAGCGAGCCGGGGCGTGAGGTCGAGGAGTTCCGCACCATGGTGGCGGCGCTGCACGCGGCCAACATCGAGGTGATCGTCGACGTGGTGTTCAACCACACCTGCGAGGGCGGGCCGGACGGGCCGACGCTGTCGCTGCGCGGGCTCGACGCCCCGGCCTACTACCTGCACACCAAGCGCGGGCACATGGCCGACATCACCGGCTGCGGCAACACCCTCGACGCGGGCTCGCCCACCGTCGTCCGGCTGGTCACCGACTCCCTGCGGTACTGGACGCAGGAACTGGGCGTGGACGGCTTCCGCTTCGACCTGGCCAGCACGCTCGGCCGGCCGCGCGGCGGCATGTTCGACCGCGATTCGACCATGCTCACGGCCATCACCACCGACCCGGTGCTCTCCGGCTGCAAGCTCATCGCCGAGCCGTGGGACGCGACGGGAGAGGGCTACCGCGTCGGTGACTTCGGCGCGCAGTGGGCCGAATGGAACGGCCGCTACCGCGACACCCTGCGTGACTTCTGGCGCGGCGCCACCGGCGTGCGCGACCTCGCCTTCCGGCTGTCCGGGTCCTCGGACCTGTACGACCACAACCTGCGCCGCCCGTGGCAGTCGATCAACTTCGTCACCGCCCACGACGGCTTCACACTGCGGGACCTGGTGTCCTACAACGAAAAGCACAACGAGGACAACGGCGAGGACAACCGCGACGGCACCAACGACAACCGCTCGTGGAACCACGGCGTGGAGGGCGAGACCGACGACGCGGGCGTGCTCGCGCTGCGCACCCGCCAGGCCCGCAACCTGCTCGCCACGCTGCTGCTGTCCACCGGCACGCCGATGCTCACCGCGGGCGACGAGATGTGGCGCACCCAGGGCGGCAACAACAACGCCTACTGCCTCGACGACGAGACCTCCTGGCTCGACTGGACGCCGTCGGCGGCTTCGGAGCCGATGCTCGCCTTCGCCCGGCGGCTGGTCCGCATCCGCGCGGAGAGCCCGGCGCTGCGCCAGCCGGAGTTCTTCGAAGGCCGGACCACGCCCAGCGGCAAGCCCGACCTGATCTGGTTCCGCCCCGACGGCGAGGAGTTCGACGAGGTCGACTGGTTCGACGACGACCGCCGCTCGCTCTGCCTGTGGATCGACGGCTCCAACAGCCAGGCCCGCAACCGCGAGGGCGCGCTGGTCACCGACCACTCGTGGCTGCTCATCCTGCACGCCGGCGACGAGCCGCTCGAGGTGGTGCTGCCCGGGCGCGAGTACGGCGAGACCTACAAGCCGACCCTCGACACCAGCACCGCCGACGGGGTCTCGACCCATCCCGCCGTGCTGGAGCCGAAGGCGCGGATCACCGTCGAGGCGCGGTCGCTGCTCCTTCTGCGCGCCCCGCGCGATTTCATCGAAGGCCCGCAGACGCCGTGA
- the treZ gene encoding malto-oligosyltrehalose trehalohydrolase, which yields MMFTVWAPEAERVRVRVDGTDHAMTAATGGWWQADVTGTDYAFLLGDDEKPLPDPRSLRQPHGVHEASRVYDHSAFAWTDSGWTGRQLPGGVVYELHLGTFTEGGTFDSAIERLGHLVDLGITHVELLPVNSFDGTAGWGYDGVLWGAVHEPYGGPDGLKRFVDACHARGLAVLLDAVYNHLGPSGAYLDRFGPYFAGATDWGAGLNLDGPGSDEVRRYVLDNALGWLRDFHADGLRLDAVHALVDKRATHLLEELAAEVEELSTALRRPLTLIAESDQNDPKLVTTRDGGGYGLGAQWSDDLHHALHVRLTGETTGYYTDFAAPGALPKTLREVFFHNGTWSSFRGRTHGRPLDTRKAPGHRFLAYLQNHDQIGNRATGDRLSATVSPGKLACGAAVVFCSPYTPMVFMGEEWAASTPWQFFASFPDPVLAEAVRTGRRREFGRHGWGEADVPDPMDPATVARSRLDWAEPGREGHRDMLELYQTLIRLRRERPELADPRLAGLVVQAAPDSSWLVLHRGALRLACNFGAEEVTVPLGGTAEEVLLTWGAPGTDLAGGVTVRLPGESFALVSTGP from the coding sequence CTGATGTTCACGGTGTGGGCGCCCGAGGCCGAGCGCGTGCGGGTCCGGGTCGACGGCACGGACCACGCCATGACCGCGGCCACCGGCGGCTGGTGGCAGGCCGACGTCACCGGCACCGACTACGCGTTCCTGCTCGGCGACGACGAAAAGCCCCTGCCGGACCCGCGTTCGCTGCGTCAGCCCCACGGTGTCCACGAAGCCTCCCGCGTGTACGACCACTCGGCGTTCGCGTGGACCGACAGCGGGTGGACCGGACGGCAGCTGCCCGGCGGCGTCGTCTACGAGCTGCACCTCGGCACGTTCACCGAAGGCGGCACGTTCGACTCGGCCATCGAGCGGCTGGGCCACCTCGTGGACCTCGGCATCACGCACGTCGAGCTGCTGCCGGTGAACTCCTTCGACGGCACCGCGGGCTGGGGCTACGACGGCGTGCTGTGGGGCGCGGTGCACGAGCCGTACGGCGGGCCGGACGGGCTGAAGCGCTTCGTCGACGCGTGCCACGCGCGCGGGCTGGCCGTGCTGCTCGACGCGGTCTACAACCACCTCGGCCCGTCCGGCGCCTACCTCGACCGGTTCGGCCCGTACTTCGCCGGGGCCACCGACTGGGGCGCCGGATTGAACCTCGACGGGCCGGGCTCCGACGAGGTCCGCCGGTACGTGCTCGACAACGCGCTCGGCTGGCTGCGCGACTTCCACGCCGACGGCCTGCGCCTCGACGCCGTGCACGCCCTGGTCGACAAGCGCGCGACGCACCTTTTGGAGGAGCTGGCGGCCGAGGTCGAGGAGCTGTCGACGGCGTTGCGGCGGCCGCTCACGCTGATCGCGGAGTCCGACCAGAACGACCCGAAACTCGTCACCACGCGAGACGGCGGCGGCTACGGGCTGGGCGCGCAGTGGTCCGACGACCTGCACCACGCGCTGCACGTCCGGCTCACCGGCGAGACCACCGGGTACTACACCGACTTCGCCGCGCCGGGCGCGCTCCCGAAGACGTTGCGCGAGGTGTTCTTCCACAACGGCACCTGGTCCTCGTTCCGCGGGCGGACGCACGGGCGCCCCCTCGACACGCGGAAGGCGCCCGGTCACCGGTTCCTCGCGTACCTGCAGAACCACGACCAGATCGGCAACCGCGCGACCGGCGACCGGCTTTCGGCCACGGTCTCGCCGGGCAAGCTGGCCTGCGGCGCGGCGGTGGTGTTCTGCTCGCCGTACACGCCGATGGTGTTCATGGGCGAGGAGTGGGCCGCGAGCACGCCGTGGCAGTTCTTCGCCTCGTTCCCGGACCCGGTGCTGGCCGAGGCGGTGCGCACGGGTCGGCGGCGCGAGTTCGGCCGGCACGGCTGGGGCGAGGCCGACGTGCCGGACCCGATGGACCCGGCCACCGTCGCCCGCTCCCGGCTCGACTGGGCCGAACCCGGCCGCGAAGGCCACCGCGACATGCTCGAGCTGTACCAGACCTTGATCCGCTTGCGTCGTGAACGCCCGGAGCTGGCCGACCCGCGGCTGGCCGGGCTGGTGGTGCAGGCCGCGCCGGACAGCTCGTGGCTCGTGCTGCACCGCGGCGCTCTGCGGCTGGCGTGCAACTTCGGCGCCGAGGAGGTCACCGTCCCGCTGGGCGGGACGGCCGAGGAGGTGCTGCTGACCTGGGGCGCGCCCGGGACCGACCTGGCGGGCGGCGTCACCGTGCGCCTGCCGGGGGAGTCGTTCGCGCTGGTCAGCACCGGTCCCTGA